One uncultured Pseudodesulfovibrio sp. genomic window carries:
- a CDS encoding RnfABCDGE type electron transport complex subunit A encodes MQEYFLLFIGAMFVNNIVLAQYLGNCPFIGTSKDTGVAIGMGAAVVFVATLAAAITWLVQEYVLAPFGLDFLQTLAFILVIAALVQFVEMFLKKVIPPLYKSLGIFLPLITTNCAVMGIALICQREEFGFVKTVLFSFASGLGFMLALVLLAGIREKLAVRRLPIAMRGTPIGLIMAGLMSLAFFAFKGMI; translated from the coding sequence ATGCAGGAATACTTCCTTCTCTTCATCGGGGCGATGTTCGTCAACAACATCGTCCTGGCTCAGTACCTGGGCAACTGCCCGTTCATCGGCACGTCCAAGGACACGGGCGTGGCCATCGGCATGGGCGCGGCCGTGGTCTTCGTGGCCACCCTGGCGGCAGCCATCACCTGGCTGGTTCAGGAGTACGTGCTCGCCCCCTTCGGCCTGGATTTCCTCCAGACCCTGGCTTTCATCCTGGTCATCGCGGCCCTGGTCCAGTTCGTGGAGATGTTCCTCAAGAAGGTCATCCCGCCCCTGTACAAGTCGCTGGGCATCTTCCTGCCGCTGATCACCACCAACTGCGCGGTCATGGGCATCGCGCTCATCTGCCAACGCGAGGAGTTCGGCTTCGTCAAGACGGTCCTGTTCTCCTTTGCCTCGGGGCTGGGCTTCATGCTCGCCCTGGTCCTGCTGGCGGGCATCCGCGAGAAGCTGGCCGTGCGCCGCCTGCCCATCGCCATGCGCGGCACGCCCATCGGGCTGATCATGGCCGGGCTCATGTCGCTCGCCTTCTTTGCCTTCAAGGGGATGATTTAA
- a CDS encoding cytochrome c3 family protein has translation MRPKSKLLPVMAATIVLLAVAIVGYVRSGQSQPMPVRILFQNNGGKVIFSHLVHHRDYQIACSRCHHDKSQPIVTPEDGALACGSCHPNDFDNNFVDNHMDSFPNESYCVRCHHVEYDKLNFDHEAHTEYASDCSDCHHGKEVEPEPQKCTNCHAEQSTDKLLSMREAGHKSCGQCHEDMFDKGLSSCKSCHIQKDMTDYDGDFSACNQCHEAETRELVLPRMNAFHDQCMSCHEERGAGPYGPDHCNQCHISR, from the coding sequence ATGCGTCCAAAATCGAAGTTATTACCGGTCATGGCGGCGACCATCGTGCTCCTGGCGGTGGCCATTGTCGGCTATGTCCGATCCGGCCAGTCGCAGCCGATGCCCGTGCGCATCCTGTTCCAGAACAACGGGGGCAAGGTCATCTTCTCCCATCTGGTTCACCACAGAGACTACCAGATCGCCTGCTCCCGATGCCACCACGACAAGAGCCAGCCCATCGTCACCCCGGAGGACGGCGCCCTGGCCTGCGGCTCGTGCCATCCCAATGATTTCGACAATAATTTCGTAGACAACCACATGGATTCCTTCCCCAACGAATCCTACTGCGTGCGTTGCCACCATGTGGAGTACGACAAGCTCAACTTCGACCACGAAGCCCACACCGAATACGCCTCGGACTGCTCGGACTGCCACCACGGAAAGGAGGTCGAGCCCGAGCCCCAGAAATGCACCAACTGTCATGCGGAACAGAGCACGGACAAGCTCCTGTCCATGCGCGAGGCTGGCCACAAGAGCTGCGGCCAGTGCCACGAGGACATGTTCGACAAGGGGCTGTCCAGCTGCAAGTCCTGCCATATCCAGAAGGACATGACCGATTACGACGGCGACTTTTCGGCCTGCAACCAGTGCCACGAGGCCGAGACCCGAGAGCTGGTCCTGCCGCGCATGAACGCCTTTCACGACCAGTGCATGTCCTGCCACGAGGAAAGAGGCGCAGGCCCCTATGGCCCGGACCACTGCAACCAATGCCATATCAGCAGGTAG
- the pta gene encoding phosphate acetyltransferase, producing MSKSLYIAATEARSGKSAILLGVMHLLRASLQRVAVFRPVISDPVDGRKDHDIDLMLRHFKLDQAYDRTYGYTLSEARRLINSGNKELLLESTLNKFKELEKEYDFVLCEGTDYIGGSATLEFEINAAIVSNLGCPVLLVVNGVDRSDDEVCGSAQRTVGIFEERGLEVLGLIVNRARPEFSLKTLQDIEARTCTSHQLLTYAIPDDKRLGSPTIHDVIKWLDAKVLYGHGSLDTPVDTFLTAAMHITHFLEYIEDGALIITPGDRMDIILAAISSRQSASYGNIAGMVLTGGIQPSTAMHRLIEGWTGVPLPILSVEDHTFKATQTLQALHGTIDPEHPAKIAAAIGLFESQVDIEELRDRLVATESTKITPIMFEYNLIEKARAQRMRIVLPEGASERILRATEILQRRNVADITLLGDPEAVRAQAANLGVQLNGADVIDPAQSAALEEYAQRYFEARKHKGIRMEDARDRIVDPTYFGTMMVHAGHADGMVSGSVTTTAQTIRPAFEFIKTRPDASIVSSVFLMCMGDRVVCFGDCAVNPKPDAGQLAEIALSSAQTARIFGIDPYVAMLSYSTGGSGSGADVDKVAEATAIAKELASERGLDLPIEGPLQYDAAVDPEVARTKLPGSEVAGKATVFIFPDLNTGNNTYKAVQRAVPGSTAIGPVLQGLNKPVNDLSRGCRVRDIVNTVAITAIQAQAQRSV from the coding sequence ATGTCCAAGAGTCTTTACATAGCCGCCACCGAAGCCCGCAGCGGCAAGTCCGCCATCCTCCTCGGGGTCATGCATCTGCTGCGCGCCAGCCTCCAACGCGTGGCCGTGTTCCGCCCGGTCATCAGCGACCCGGTGGACGGCCGCAAGGATCATGACATCGACCTCATGCTCCGCCATTTCAAACTCGATCAGGCGTACGACCGGACATACGGCTACACCCTGAGCGAGGCCCGCAGGCTGATCAACAGCGGCAACAAGGAACTGTTGCTGGAGAGCACCCTGAACAAATTCAAGGAGCTGGAAAAGGAGTACGATTTCGTCCTGTGCGAAGGCACGGACTATATCGGCGGCAGCGCCACCCTGGAGTTCGAAATCAACGCAGCCATCGTCTCCAACCTCGGCTGCCCGGTGCTGCTCGTGGTCAACGGCGTGGACCGGTCCGACGACGAGGTGTGCGGTTCGGCCCAGCGCACCGTGGGCATATTCGAAGAGCGCGGTCTGGAAGTTTTGGGATTGATCGTCAACCGTGCCCGCCCGGAATTTTCTCTGAAGACCCTACAGGACATCGAGGCCCGGACCTGCACCTCGCATCAGCTGCTGACCTACGCCATCCCGGACGACAAGCGTCTGGGCAGCCCGACCATCCACGACGTGATCAAATGGCTGGACGCCAAGGTCCTGTATGGCCACGGCAGCCTGGACACCCCGGTGGACACCTTCCTGACAGCGGCCATGCACATCACCCATTTTCTGGAATACATCGAGGACGGCGCCCTGATCATCACCCCGGGCGACCGCATGGACATCATCCTGGCGGCCATATCCTCACGCCAGTCCGCGTCCTACGGCAACATCGCGGGCATGGTCCTGACAGGCGGCATCCAGCCGTCCACGGCCATGCATCGGCTCATAGAAGGCTGGACCGGCGTGCCTCTGCCCATCCTGAGCGTGGAGGATCACACCTTCAAGGCCACCCAGACCCTTCAGGCCCTGCACGGAACCATCGACCCCGAACACCCGGCCAAGATCGCGGCGGCCATCGGCCTCTTCGAATCGCAGGTGGACATCGAGGAGCTGCGCGACCGGCTGGTGGCCACCGAGTCCACCAAGATCACGCCGATCATGTTCGAGTACAACCTGATAGAAAAGGCCCGCGCCCAGCGCATGCGCATCGTCCTGCCGGAAGGGGCGAGCGAACGCATCCTGCGGGCCACGGAGATACTGCAGCGGCGCAACGTGGCGGACATCACCCTGCTCGGCGACCCCGAAGCCGTACGCGCCCAGGCCGCCAATCTCGGCGTGCAGCTCAACGGCGCGGACGTGATCGACCCGGCCCAATCCGCCGCGCTCGAGGAATACGCCCAGCGCTATTTCGAGGCCCGAAAGCACAAGGGCATCCGCATGGAGGATGCCCGGGACCGCATCGTGGATCCCACCTATTTCGGGACCATGATGGTCCACGCGGGCCACGCCGACGGCATGGTTTCCGGCTCGGTGACCACCACGGCCCAGACCATCCGCCCCGCTTTCGAATTCATCAAGACCAGACCGGACGCTTCCATTGTCTCGTCCGTTTTCCTCATGTGCATGGGTGACCGCGTGGTCTGCTTCGGCGACTGCGCGGTCAACCCGAAACCCGACGCCGGGCAGCTCGCCGAAATCGCGCTCAGCTCGGCCCAGACCGCCAGGATTTTCGGCATCGACCCATACGTGGCCATGCTCTCCTATTCCACGGGCGGGTCCGGATCGGGGGCGGACGTGGACAAAGTGGCCGAGGCCACGGCCATCGCGAAGGAACTGGCATCCGAACGCGGGCTCGACCTGCCCATCGAGGGGCCGCTGCAATACGACGCCGCCGTGGACCCCGAAGTGGCCCGGACCAAACTGCCCGGCTCCGAAGTGGCGGGCAAGGCCACGGTCTTCATCTTCCCGGACCTAAACACCGGCAACAACACCTACAAAGCCGTGCAGCGGGCCGTTCCCGGCTCAACGGCAATCGGTCCGGTCCTTCAGGGCCTGAACAAGCCGGTCAACGACCTGTCGCGCGGATGCCGCGTGCGCGACATCGTCAACACCGTGGCCATCACCGCCATACAGGCCCAGGCCCAACGGAGCGTTTAA
- a CDS encoding 4Fe-4S dicluster domain-containing protein, with amino-acid sequence MSTRETPSGTAEMNLTRHCPLVSCGREVKRGERIATASAPGLGDIHAPCAGTVEHVDPYRIRIAIEDGETVSPEVLDGQSGPGLLARLRELGADVPACDQVDTLIINAMDEEPGIRSRRTLMADRLDILQAGADALVRGYVPVDTILAVPGGVRESLPGMEVKVLSDQYPQTLDPLVAKAVTGIEMPDNTLVVGLETVFHAGLIMDTGLPVMETMVTVGNSARLITLGTPVGEILTNDGETIRDGDRIVMGGVLRGIAAASPGQGVDRSTTALSLVRNPAPVAVDAACVGCGECVRHCPARLDPSMITSYAEFGQYAKAEAEAVDACFECGLCGFFCIARRPMLQYIRLAKRELAKAKAQLGEVTQP; translated from the coding sequence ATGAGCACTCGAGAAACACCGTCCGGAACGGCGGAGATGAATCTGACCCGGCACTGCCCCCTGGTCTCCTGCGGCCGGGAGGTCAAACGCGGCGAGCGCATCGCCACCGCGTCCGCCCCGGGCCTCGGCGATATACACGCCCCGTGCGCCGGAACCGTGGAACACGTGGACCCGTACCGAATTCGCATCGCCATTGAGGACGGGGAGACCGTAAGCCCCGAGGTTCTTGACGGCCAGAGTGGCCCCGGGCTTCTCGCCCGGTTGCGCGAACTCGGGGCCGACGTCCCGGCCTGCGATCAGGTGGACACCCTGATCATCAACGCCATGGACGAGGAACCGGGCATACGCTCCCGCCGGACGCTCATGGCCGACAGGCTTGACATACTCCAAGCCGGGGCCGACGCGCTGGTCAGGGGTTACGTGCCGGTGGACACCATTCTGGCCGTTCCCGGCGGCGTGCGCGAGAGCCTGCCGGGCATGGAGGTCAAGGTCCTGTCCGATCAGTACCCCCAAACCCTCGACCCGCTGGTAGCCAAGGCCGTGACCGGCATCGAGATGCCGGACAACACCCTGGTGGTCGGCCTGGAAACGGTCTTCCACGCCGGGTTGATCATGGACACCGGCCTGCCTGTCATGGAGACCATGGTCACGGTGGGCAACTCGGCCCGACTGATCACCCTGGGTACCCCGGTTGGAGAAATTCTGACCAACGACGGCGAAACCATCCGCGACGGCGACCGTATCGTGATGGGCGGCGTGCTCCGCGGCATAGCCGCAGCCTCGCCCGGCCAGGGGGTGGATCGTTCGACAACCGCCTTGAGCCTGGTCCGCAACCCGGCCCCGGTGGCCGTGGACGCGGCCTGCGTGGGCTGCGGCGAATGCGTGCGCCACTGTCCGGCCCGGCTCGACCCGTCCATGATCACCAGCTATGCGGAATTCGGCCAGTACGCCAAGGCGGAAGCCGAGGCCGTGGACGCCTGTTTCGAATGCGGCCTGTGTGGCTTCTTCTGCATCGCCCGCCGCCCCATGCTCCAGTACATCCGGCTCGCCAAACGCGAATTGGCCAAGGCCAAAGCCCAGCTCGGGGAGGTAACCCAGCCGTGA
- a CDS encoding FAD-dependent oxidoreductase, which yields MILTSGLTLFGIGLLAAAILGIASKLLFVKEDPRIALIEDNLPGANCGGCGFPGCSGAAAAIVADKAPASVCIVADGEAIATIAALMGQEVVEREPELAVRDCTGGLRAADLFHYEGALDCRAAHLLYGGSKSCPEGCLGLGTCVRACPFDAIHMGPEGLPVIDPNQCKACGNCVDACPRGVIGVSGMSARLLHLNQTTDCLAPCRQKCPAQINIPRYIEKIKAGDFDGAVMTIKERNPLLLTCGRVCPRPCETVCRRQYVDETVGINMLKRFVADRELRSGKHLPVPCAKDTGKRVAVIGGGPAGLSCAYFLRRLGHSPTIFDAMPKLGGQTRYGIPEYRLPKADLDWEIQGILDLGIPAKMNTKFGRDFTLESLRADGFDAVFIGIGAWQASGMYAEGEDLDGVMGGIEFLTAHALGQKPETGNKVIVVGGGNTAIDAARTCVRLGAEVTLMYRRTRNEMPADMEEIVGAEDEGVQFKFLAAPARVIGDENGKATHLEYYEMELGEPDDSGRRRPVKKEGSEQRMEASLIIPAIGQKPDLACLYDDNEEGTCPLETTKWQTIVADPDTFETAIPGVFTAGDVYTGPDLVISAIGDGRKAARSIHYHLTEGAVAVPETTQKGMIPYTLFKEIDSVERKTRAVLPHLCHGDERNCTFNEVEGPLDEGQALAEADRCLRCGLVCYDRDEPFLAEDRETAPNR from the coding sequence ATGATACTGACATCGGGACTGACTCTGTTCGGCATAGGCCTGCTGGCCGCGGCCATTTTGGGCATCGCCTCGAAGCTCCTTTTCGTCAAGGAGGACCCGCGCATCGCGCTCATCGAGGACAACCTGCCCGGGGCCAACTGCGGCGGCTGCGGATTTCCCGGCTGTTCGGGCGCGGCGGCCGCCATCGTGGCGGACAAGGCTCCGGCTTCGGTCTGCATCGTGGCAGACGGTGAAGCCATCGCCACCATCGCGGCCCTCATGGGCCAGGAGGTCGTCGAGCGCGAACCGGAGCTGGCAGTGCGCGACTGCACCGGTGGGCTGCGGGCCGCAGACCTGTTCCACTATGAAGGCGCGCTGGACTGCCGGGCGGCCCACCTGCTTTACGGCGGGTCCAAATCCTGCCCCGAGGGATGCCTCGGGCTCGGCACCTGCGTGCGGGCCTGCCCGTTCGACGCCATCCACATGGGCCCTGAAGGGTTGCCGGTCATCGACCCGAACCAGTGCAAGGCGTGCGGCAACTGCGTGGACGCCTGCCCGCGCGGCGTCATCGGCGTGTCCGGCATGTCCGCCCGCCTCCTGCACCTGAACCAGACCACCGACTGTCTGGCTCCGTGCCGCCAGAAATGCCCAGCCCAGATCAACATCCCGCGCTACATCGAGAAGATCAAGGCGGGCGATTTTGATGGCGCGGTCATGACCATCAAGGAGCGCAACCCGCTGCTGCTCACCTGCGGCCGGGTCTGCCCGCGCCCGTGCGAAACGGTCTGCCGCCGCCAGTACGTGGACGAGACCGTGGGCATCAACATGCTCAAGCGCTTCGTGGCCGACCGCGAGTTGCGCTCGGGCAAACACCTGCCCGTGCCCTGCGCCAAGGACACCGGCAAACGGGTGGCCGTCATCGGTGGTGGCCCGGCGGGCCTGTCCTGCGCCTATTTCCTCCGCCGTCTGGGCCACAGCCCGACCATCTTCGACGCCATGCCCAAGCTCGGCGGCCAGACCCGCTACGGCATCCCGGAATACCGCTTGCCCAAGGCGGACCTCGACTGGGAAATCCAGGGCATCCTGGACCTCGGCATTCCGGCGAAAATGAATACGAAATTCGGACGCGACTTCACGCTGGAATCCTTGAGGGCCGACGGCTTCGACGCCGTGTTCATCGGCATCGGCGCGTGGCAGGCGTCCGGCATGTACGCAGAGGGCGAGGACCTGGACGGGGTCATGGGCGGCATCGAATTCCTGACCGCCCACGCCCTGGGTCAGAAGCCCGAGACCGGCAACAAGGTCATCGTGGTCGGCGGCGGCAACACCGCCATCGACGCGGCCCGCACCTGCGTCCGCCTGGGCGCGGAGGTCACGCTGATGTACCGGCGCACCAGAAACGAGATGCCCGCGGACATGGAGGAGATCGTCGGGGCCGAGGACGAGGGCGTGCAGTTCAAGTTCCTGGCCGCCCCGGCCCGGGTCATCGGCGACGAGAACGGCAAGGCCACCCACCTGGAATATTACGAGATGGAACTGGGCGAACCGGACGACTCCGGACGCCGCCGTCCGGTCAAGAAGGAGGGTTCCGAGCAACGCATGGAGGCCAGCCTGATCATCCCGGCCATCGGCCAGAAACCGGACCTCGCCTGCCTGTATGACGACAACGAGGAAGGAACCTGCCCGCTGGAGACCACCAAATGGCAGACCATCGTGGCCGATCCCGACACCTTCGAGACCGCCATCCCCGGCGTGTTCACCGCGGGCGACGTGTACACCGGCCCGGACCTGGTCATCTCGGCCATCGGCGACGGGCGTAAGGCGGCCCGTTCCATCCACTACCACCTGACAGAGGGGGCCGTCGCGGTCCCGGAAACCACACAAAAGGGCATGATTCCCTATACGTTATTCAAGGAAATAGATTCCGTGGAACGCAAGACGCGGGCGGTCCTGCCCCACCTGTGCCACGGCGACGAACGCAACTGCACCTTCAACGAGGTGGAAGGGCCGCTCGACGAGGGACAGGCCCTGGCCGAGGCCGACCGCTGCCTGCGTTGCGGGCTGGTCTGCTACGACAGGGACGAGCCGTTTCTGGCCGAGGACAGGGAGACAGCCCCCAACCGTTAA
- a CDS encoding electron transport complex subunit E: MNRLWKEFSKGLWTDLPPFKLVLGLCPTLAVTNTANNGLGMGAAVVFVLTLSNMMISMLRKVIPAKVRIACFIAISASLVVAVELLMQAFAYPLYQQLGIFVPLIVVNCIILGRAEAFASKNTVLLSMADGLGMGLGFTLSLTFLGALRELLGTGMIFGVNVAWEGFHPIGIMVQAPGAFVSLGVLLCIMTFVENVRRKRKGLAAVQGPTHDCGACGGCGHKNC, from the coding sequence ATGAACAGATTGTGGAAGGAATTTTCCAAGGGTTTGTGGACCGACCTGCCCCCGTTCAAGCTGGTACTGGGGCTCTGCCCGACCCTGGCCGTGACCAACACCGCCAACAACGGGCTGGGCATGGGCGCGGCCGTGGTCTTTGTCCTGACCCTGTCCAACATGATGATCTCCATGCTCAGGAAGGTCATCCCGGCCAAGGTGCGCATCGCCTGCTTCATCGCCATCTCCGCCTCCCTGGTGGTGGCCGTGGAGCTGCTCATGCAGGCGTTCGCCTACCCGCTGTATCAGCAGCTCGGCATCTTCGTGCCGCTGATCGTGGTCAACTGCATCATCCTGGGCCGTGCCGAGGCCTTTGCCTCCAAGAATACGGTCCTGCTGTCCATGGCCGACGGGCTGGGCATGGGGCTCGGCTTCACCCTGTCCCTGACCTTCCTGGGAGCCCTTCGCGAGCTGCTCGGCACGGGCATGATCTTCGGGGTCAACGTGGCCTGGGAAGGATTCCACCCCATCGGGATCATGGTCCAGGCCCCGGGAGCGTTCGTTTCGCTGGGCGTGCTGCTGTGCATCATGACCTTTGTCGAGAACGTCCGGCGCAAGCGCAAGGGGCTGGCCGCGGTCCAGGGTCCAACCCACGACTGCGGCGCGTGCGGCGGCTGCGGCCACAAGAACTGTTGA
- a CDS encoding RnfABCDGE type electron transport complex subunit D — MKPLTPFALTVSVPPHRHCGTTVRDRMTMILTAMLPAAVMAAMTFGMPAVRVMALSMATAVLAEMACDHFMDRETDVHNFHAFTVGLSFAFLLPASAPWWLVAFGSAASIVLGKMVFGPLGGSPFCAPLIGWAVCRISWPAYMDADASMLTTDLTYPLAQLKDFGLDAVQILDTRQLFLGKQLGGLGAVQIAGVLLGGLLLVMRKHISSIIPVGVIGGAALTAFIFHWIDPSIYASPAFHLLTGSTLFGAFFLATDGPSSPNRQAPMLLYGLLIGILIIIIRTFGVYPDGVPFAILLGNLFTPVLERIRPKPFGRR, encoded by the coding sequence GTGAAACCCCTCACTCCCTTTGCCCTGACCGTCTCGGTCCCGCCCCACCGCCACTGCGGCACCACCGTGCGGGATCGGATGACGATGATACTCACGGCCATGCTGCCCGCTGCGGTCATGGCCGCCATGACCTTCGGCATGCCCGCCGTGCGGGTCATGGCCCTGTCCATGGCCACCGCCGTATTGGCCGAAATGGCCTGCGACCATTTCATGGACCGGGAGACCGACGTCCACAACTTCCACGCCTTCACCGTGGGCCTGTCCTTTGCCTTCCTGTTGCCCGCCTCGGCCCCTTGGTGGCTGGTGGCGTTCGGCAGCGCTGCCTCCATCGTGCTCGGCAAGATGGTTTTCGGGCCGCTGGGCGGCAGCCCGTTCTGCGCCCCGCTCATCGGGTGGGCCGTCTGCCGCATCTCCTGGCCCGCATACATGGACGCGGATGCCTCCATGCTGACCACGGACCTGACCTATCCTCTGGCCCAGCTCAAGGATTTCGGTCTGGACGCGGTGCAGATTCTGGACACGCGTCAGCTTTTCCTGGGCAAGCAGCTCGGTGGTCTGGGCGCGGTCCAGATCGCGGGTGTGCTCCTGGGCGGCTTGCTCCTGGTCATGCGCAAGCACATCTCGTCCATCATCCCGGTGGGCGTCATCGGCGGCGCGGCCCTGACCGCCTTCATCTTCCACTGGATCGATCCGTCCATCTACGCCTCCCCGGCCTTCCACCTGCTGACCGGGTCCACCCTGTTCGGGGCCTTTTTCCTGGCCACGGACGGACCGTCCAGCCCGAACCGGCAGGCGCCCATGCTGCTCTACGGGCTTTTGATAGGCATCCTGATCATCATTATCCGAACCTTTGGCGTGTACCCGGACGGCGTGCCTTTCGCCATCCTGCTCGGCAACCTGTTCACTCCGGTGCTCGAACGCATCCGGCCCAAGCCGTTCGGAAGGAGGTAG
- a CDS encoding DASS family sodium-coupled anion symporter — translation MSDQAKSNKGKQVGFFLGPIVFVAMLLIPAPEGMKPEAWHVAAVTALMAIWWITEAIPIPATSLLPIALFPILGVMKSSASTSPYANHLIYLFMGGFFLAVTMERWNLHRRVALYTIKAIGTSPARMIMGFMVATGFLSMWVSNTATAMMMVPIGLAVIQQATGFDSDHLRECSINVGPEFNFGRGLMLGIAYAASIGGVATIIGTPPNTVMAGMVEKMFGVQIGFGQWMLFGVPLAVITMAFAWVLLTKVLFPTGGMELAGGAKIINDEVKKLGPMSSAEKKIVVVGCCMAAFWLARGFLAKSSFVLGIMPHFKYIGDATIAIFGALVLFAIPVNFKKSEFLLDWKTAVKIPWDVILLFGGGLAIANGFAKTGLAAYIAGQLGALEGTSMLVFVGAVVLITIFLTEITSNTATATLLVPIMGSAAIAMGVHPFATIVGACVAASYAFMLPVATPPNAVIFGSGCVTIKQMAKTGVWLNIFGTILITAFVVYILPVLWGVDLNIVPDWAVIPK, via the coding sequence ATGTCTGATCAGGCTAAATCCAACAAGGGCAAACAAGTAGGGTTCTTCCTGGGACCCATCGTGTTTGTCGCCATGCTGCTCATCCCGGCTCCAGAAGGCATGAAGCCCGAGGCATGGCACGTGGCGGCGGTCACCGCGCTGATGGCCATCTGGTGGATCACCGAGGCGATTCCCATTCCGGCTACCTCGCTGCTGCCTATCGCCCTATTCCCGATATTGGGCGTCATGAAATCCTCGGCATCCACATCGCCTTACGCCAACCATCTGATATATCTGTTCATGGGCGGCTTCTTCCTGGCCGTTACCATGGAGCGGTGGAACCTGCACCGCCGCGTGGCCCTGTACACCATCAAGGCCATCGGCACGAGCCCGGCGCGCATGATCATGGGCTTCATGGTCGCCACCGGCTTCCTGTCCATGTGGGTGTCCAACACCGCCACGGCCATGATGATGGTGCCCATCGGGCTGGCCGTCATCCAGCAGGCCACCGGGTTCGACTCCGATCACCTGCGCGAGTGCAGCATCAACGTCGGCCCCGAGTTCAACTTCGGCCGCGGCCTGATGCTCGGCATCGCCTACGCCGCGTCCATCGGCGGCGTGGCCACCATCATCGGTACCCCGCCCAACACCGTCATGGCGGGCATGGTCGAAAAAATGTTCGGCGTGCAGATCGGCTTCGGCCAGTGGATGCTCTTCGGCGTACCCCTGGCGGTCATCACCATGGCCTTTGCCTGGGTCCTGCTGACCAAGGTCCTGTTCCCCACCGGCGGCATGGAGCTGGCCGGCGGCGCCAAGATCATCAACGACGAAGTGAAAAAACTCGGCCCCATGTCCAGCGCGGAAAAGAAGATCGTCGTCGTGGGCTGTTGCATGGCCGCCTTCTGGCTGGCGCGCGGCTTCCTGGCCAAGTCCTCCTTCGTCCTGGGCATCATGCCCCACTTCAAGTACATCGGCGACGCCACCATCGCCATCTTCGGCGCGCTGGTCCTGTTCGCCATCCCCGTGAACTTCAAGAAGAGCGAGTTCCTCCTGGACTGGAAGACCGCCGTGAAGATTCCCTGGGACGTCATCCTGCTCTTCGGCGGCGGCCTGGCCATCGCCAACGGCTTTGCCAAGACCGGCCTGGCCGCCTACATCGCGGGCCAGCTCGGCGCGCTGGAAGGCACCAGCATGCTGGTCTTCGTCGGCGCGGTGGTCCTGATCACCATCTTCCTGACCGAGATCACCTCCAACACCGCCACCGCCACGCTGCTCGTTCCGATCATGGGTTCGGCGGCCATCGCCATGGGCGTGCACCCGTTCGCCACCATCGTGGGCGCGTGTGTGGCGGCCTCCTACGCCTTCATGCTCCCCGTGGCCACACCGCCCAACGCCGTCATCTTCGGCAGCGGATGCGTGACCATCAAACAGATGGCCAAGACAGGCGTCTGGCTGAACATATTCGGAACGATTCTGATCACGGCCTTCGTGGTCTACATCCTCCCGGTTCTGTGGGGCGTGGACCTCAACATCGTGCCCGACTGGGCGGTCATTCCCAAGTAA
- a CDS encoding RnfABCDGE type electron transport complex subunit G: protein MKEMMKMMIVLSLICGIAGITLAALKQVTAPIIEEQVLTYVQAPAIESVLRDYDNNPIKDRRKFDVDGQTVTVFPAIKGGELTGVAIETSGKGYGGDIGVMVGFDVHAMHLTGIGITTMKETPGVGARVVEHGYTTQFQGHPIESVELKKNGGDIEAVAGATISSTGTVIAVQRAVVIFNALKDKLAGGWS from the coding sequence ATGAAGGAAATGATGAAGATGATGATCGTCCTGTCGCTTATCTGCGGCATTGCAGGCATCACCCTGGCCGCCCTGAAGCAGGTCACCGCCCCGATCATCGAGGAACAGGTCCTGACCTACGTGCAGGCACCGGCCATCGAGTCGGTTTTGAGAGACTACGACAACAACCCGATCAAGGACCGCAGGAAATTCGACGTGGACGGCCAGACCGTGACCGTGTTTCCGGCCATCAAGGGCGGCGAACTCACGGGCGTGGCCATCGAGACCTCGGGCAAGGGATACGGCGGCGACATCGGCGTCATGGTCGGCTTCGACGTGCACGCCATGCACCTGACCGGCATCGGCATCACCACCATGAAGGAGACCCCGGGCGTGGGCGCGCGCGTGGTCGAACACGGCTACACCACCCAGTTCCAGGGGCACCCCATTGAGTCCGTGGAGCTGAAAAAAAACGGCGGCGACATCGAAGCCGTGGCCGGGGCGACCATCTCGTCCACCGGCACGGTCATCGCCGTGCAGCGGGCCGTGGTCATCTTCAACGCCCTGAAAGACAAACTCGCCGGCGGCTGGTCCTAG